The following are encoded in a window of Amphiura filiformis unplaced genomic scaffold, Afil_fr2py scaffold_69, whole genome shotgun sequence genomic DNA:
- the LOC140144639 gene encoding adhesion G-protein coupled receptor D1-like, with translation MTTITAAIGREHLNDPERCWLTGHFVWAFIAPVIAILTINLVILVVIIHKTLGVADIQEQDRIHSIHMIRIGLRSTALLLPMVGVAWLLGLFGNLSINVTYVFDILSSLQGIYLVFITCYVNSEVRDALKREWSRRNGQVNNINLRVIQVRPAANAIDTTGN, from the exons ATGACCACCATTACAGCTGCAATTGGTAGAGAACATTTAAACGATCCAGAAAG GTGTTGGTTGACAGGACACTTTGTTTGGGCCTTCATCGCCCCTGTAATCGCTATTCTGACG ATAAATCTAGTAATCCTAGTGGTCATAATACACAAAACATTGGGAGTGGCAGATATCCAAGAACAGGACAGAATTCATTCCATCCATATGATCAG AATTGGACTGCGAAGTACAGCCTTGTTACTTCCAATGGTTGGAGTAGCTTGGCTGCTTGGGCTCTTTGGCAACTTAAGCATAAACGTCACATACGTTTTTGATATACTTAGTTCCTTGCAG GGGATCTATTTGGTTTTCATCACCTGCTATGTTAACTCAGAG gtTCGTGATGCATTGAAAAGAGAATGGAGTCGAAGAAATGGGCAGGTCAACAATATAAAT CTTCGAGTGATACAGGTCCGACCAGCAGCTAACGCTATAGACACGACAGGTAATTAA